One Triticum dicoccoides isolate Atlit2015 ecotype Zavitan chromosome 4B, WEW_v2.0, whole genome shotgun sequence genomic window carries:
- the LOC119291429 gene encoding uncharacterized protein LOC119291429, with protein MADSAALSSSLPRSLASRRPLSSPLRGGGRPRSPRRCRPGSRLRARARKGEPEDLYGPYPWEQPLDLTTGFDIEWVQEDKITLFTSDGLVQIGGNMVPRRVTASEKRQQKGKGKLRRFQESSYMDPNQSLCLGALFNIAATNGLDMGRRLCIFGFCRSIEMLSDVVEDTVLEHGGEIVTAEKASSDGLQEKLTMSVAVPLLWGVPPASETLHVAVRSGGGIVDKIYWQWDLF; from the exons ATGGCCGACTCcgccgccctctcctcctccctcccgcGCTCGCTGGCGTCCAGGAGGCCCCTCTCCTCCCCTCTCCGCGGCGGCGGGAGGCCCCGGTCCCCGCGCCGCTGCCGCCCCGGCTCGCGGCTGCGCGCCCGGGCCAGGAAGGGCGAGCCCGAGGACCTCTACGGGCCGTACCCGTGGGAGCAGCCCCTGGATCTCACCACTGGGTTCG ATATCGAGTGGGTGCAAGAGGATAAAATCACGCTCTTCACTTCCGATGGGCTTGTTCAGATAGGCGGTAACATGGTGCCTCGCCGAGTCACCGCTTCCGAG AAGAGGCAACAAAAAGGAAAAGGCAAACTCCGCCGGTTTCAGGAGAGCTCTTACATGGATCCAAATCAAAGTCTTTGCCTTGGAGCACTATTTAACATTGCAGCTACAAAT GGCCTAGACATGGGTAGAAGATTATGCATCTTTGGCTTCTGTCGGTCTATTGAAATGCTGAGCGATGTGGTAGAAGATACCGTCTTGGAGCATGGTGGCGAG ATTGTGACTGCAGAGAAGGCGAGTAGTGACGGCCTTCAGGAGAAGCTGACCATGTCGGTGGCGGTTCCGTTGCTGTGGGGCGTCCCTCCGGCATCGGAGACCCTCCATGTCGCTGTGCGAAGCGGTGGAGGCATCGTGGACAAGATCTACTGGCAGTGGGACCTGTTCTAA